The window CTTTCTAGTTTTTTCTACCCACTTCAGAGAGAAAGCATAGATGCAGTACTTCCTAGATGTCAGCATTAGTTAATTAGCAGTTAGAAATGCACTATAAAAGCAGAATAGTAAATCACAGATCCCCAAATCCCACTTAGTTAATGCTTAGAGCAATTACTATTACTGAGAATAATTGCTTAATCATTCATAAAGTTACTAAGTAACTTTGGGGGAAAGGGTGATTCACATTCAGAGTATTAACCTTTCTTTTGAAGAGGCAGCCACAGAAATGATATACAAGTGTACTTTCATTCACAAAAGCAGTAAcacaataaaaactaatttttgtcTTATTGTACAAAAGACCCTTTAATCAATGTAATATTGGAGTAGCtttgttttattgaaaaaaaaaaaaaacacgaaactttttaattattcaaaatgCAGTGTATAAAGTAGTTAATTGTAATAGTCATCTATTAAATACTAGTATGCTTCAATTGCAAGGCAAGTTGCACATGACAAgtacttttcttcatttcatagGAAATTTATGAAGCCAGGAGCTAAAAATGTTTATCAATAAAACCCAATTGTTCTTAGTAAACAATAGATAATGAATTCTAAGCACAGCTCTGCAATGTAGGTAGTTTTATTGTTTTGGAAATGACAAATTTCACAAAGAACAGAATGGGTATTGTAAGATTGAATCTTAGAATGTTTCAGTTATTTTTAGgatgccttttaatttttttctctgctggTTTCTTGTCTTCTGAATCTTGAACAGGGAGCCATTTGAGGGGATGTCGGCGATATATGGGCCACGGAGGAAGTGTCAGcttgaagaagggaagggaaaaatatataccTTATTCTAATCAAATGTCTAAAATGATATGAATCATTGGTCTACAAATGTTTTCTCTATCTCTACTAACTTATAGCTGATTCCTGTTTTAGGAATATAGGAATGTGGATTTCTTGATCACGACTACCTTTTACTTGTATGTTTGATCCCATTCCCTCCTGTCTTCTCCTGTATACTGCCCCTACTCAATCATCATCTCCTCAAGTTTTTAATCTCTTCCTGGTTCCCTCTCTGCTGCTTACAAACACAAACTATCTAGGTCTccctatacttttaaaaaatgaaacaaaaccatTATCTTTAGGCCTTACATACACCAAGCTACTGtccctatctttctctttcccacaaattcccttttttttgttttgtttttttaagactttttttttttaattcccacaAATTCCTAAAAAAAACTTTACACTAGCTATTCTCTGACACTTCCTCTCCTCAGCAACTTGCAGAATAGCTTCTAGTCTCATCATTCCAAAAATGCTCTGAGGCTACAAGTGATCTCTTATTTGTCAAATATGATTTGATAGCTGCTTCTCAATCCTTTTTGACTTCTCTGGACACCATTAACCACTTTATCATCACAGGTACTTTTCCTttacagcctttttttttaatggcactactttctatagtcttttttcccccgaagcagttggggttaagtgacttgcccagggtcacacagtcagtgttaagtgtctgagaccagatttgaactcaagtcctgaattcagggctggtgttctacccactgtaccacctagctgcccctaaatctCTAACTCTGACTTAGAAACCTAACCAGCTCCCATGGTTTAATCATCTCTAAGCAGATGATTCCCAAAGTTGCATGTAGTTTTTAAACCATAACCTCAATCCTTATCTCTATCCCAACACCAACTGCCTACTGGACATTTTGAACTAGTCCCCAAATGTCTTCTCAAATTCCCTGTTTATGCTGAGTATACCACCATCATCCTCATCACACAGGTATCACCCGTGACTCACCCCACAAATTAAGTCATTTACCAAATCATGGTAACATCTCTTTTCTGTCCCATTCTTTCTCTTCACAGAGTTCCCATCCTTGTTAAGGTCCTCATAACATTTTGGCCTACTGCAATCAGATCACCTAACTTCTCTCACCTAACAGATCTCTCCCTTCTAATCCAGCCTCCAAATAAATTGCAAAAGAATATTCCTAATGCATGGGAAGAAATGTCATTCCCCTCAAGAACTTTCTGGTAATTCCTCATTTCTTCTAGAATCAAACACAAATTCCTCTCTTTAGTATTTAACCACCTGGTTCCaacctaccttttttttttttaaacattcttaacACATCACCCCCATTATTGTACATTTCAGCCTAGCCAAATTGGCCTTCTTACTATTATTTCCACATACAATATTCTACTTTTCTAAAACTCTGCACATATATAGACTACCTTCCAGATTTGCCATGcattcccccttcacctccattTCTAAAGTTCCCTAACTCAAAAAGTCCCCTCCTCTTCCCTGATTCCCAACTTTCTGTTACTGCCTACCCCCTTAACTTGTATTTACTTTACACACACACGTTTGTCACCATGTGTACAATATGAGCACCTTGAGAACAAGAActaatttctgtctttttatctccagtatcctatacaatgtctggcacatagcaggtacttaatgtTAGTTGGTtgattgtagaaatatatacacTTTCTAaatggaaggaggggaaggacTTTTTTAGCAGTAGTCTCTCCAACAGACTAATCCCTATGTGTATGAAACATTCACATTTGCCAATGTCGCACTGAAACTGCATATACATACATCCCTATGCCTAAATAGCCTGTGAGGTATTCCCAGGCACTTGACCGATCAAATCGTTTTTTGTTTAGGTGAATAGTCTTTCATATTTGAAATTTATTCAATATCTttgctcccttctccaaaaagTACCGATTGTCAGGCACTATGATAAGCATTGGGGATTCAAATTCAAAGGGAAAAAGTTACTACCTTCAAGAAGTGAAGAATCTacccaaggagaaaaaaatatacaagcTTATTCGAGATAAATTTGAGAGAAAGAAACTCTAGAAAGGCCTTATGTAAAAGACAGCACTTGATCTGAGCTTGGGAGGAAACTAGATAAGGCAATAGTACATTCTGGGTGCCGGTCCCAGAGATGGAGTGCCCTGGGTGGGGATAGTTGGGACAGGGAGAACACAAGAAATTCTTTCAggtccataatttaaaaaatattgtctaGGTGGAGCTAAGTCTGACTCGATGCTTATTCTGATGTATACTGCTCAGCGTCTCCTTAACAAGTGGGGATTAATGGGTATTAGCCTATCTTCTAATGACAGTCAATGCACCCAATTTCATCTCACGATCTTCCATCGATGCTCACAAAACTAAGACTAGAATAACAACCAGTCTAAGAGGCCCAGGATCCAAAGAGGCGTTTCTTACCAAGCATGAAAAAGCAAATCCAGCCATTACAATATAGACTGTCCAACCAAACTGTTCAGCCACATATCCGTAGATAAAGCCAATTACCTAGAACAAAGATAGATCTTATTAGGAAAAGCCATGCTGAGGAAAGCAAGACAAACGAAGAAGGATACTTACtgcagaaaaaagaataattcccTGAAACATCTGTTCAGCTAACTTCTGACCCTTATAGTCCTACGGGAAATAAAAAACAGACAAGTCACCACTTCAACGACCCTTCGttttttacaaatcatttttcatttggatCTTGCCCCAGATTAGCCGCAAGAAGCGgcggggaggggggtgggggaaggaccCGGGAACTCGAACAAAACTGAATTAGGCGAAGGTAAAGACGGCCGAAGTCCGAGGACGAAAGTGGTGCGTGAGAGGGGGTTAGGGGCTGCAAGCGGGCGCAATAAATGCCCCTGACTGAGCATCATAGTGCACGGAAGGGAAGCCCGGAGAACTCCGAGGCAGAAGGAAAGGGGGCGAGAGCCACGGGAAAAGGAGGGGCCGACAACCGGGAGGCGGAGGTCGCCAGCCGCGAAAAGCCTGCTCCCGGAACCAGATCGGTGCCGAGAGCGCGGAAGCTGCTGGAGGGCAGGCAGCGCCCCCCGGGGCGCACTCACCATCTGCGTGGGCAGGGAGCTCAGCCCGTCCAACATGACTGCCTTCGGGGCCAGGCGACGCTGCAAGGAAGCCGAGGGGTTGCGCTTCGGGGATCTGGAATGGGAGCGGCTCGGGTCGACGCTGTTAGAGAGGCCCGGCGAaggaggcggcggcggcagcaggtTCGGGGGCTGGGGCCGAGTGGCGCGGCTCGGATGCGCAGAGAGCTGGATCCCGGAAGCGGATGTCCTCACCGCGCAGACAGGCCCGCTCGGCCCGCCCCGCCCCATCGCTAAGCCACGTGTACCCTCGGGGCTGGCTTGGACCTGGCGCGACTGCGGCGCGGGCGGAGGCTGCTGGGATTGCCGCAGGGAACCATTCCGTCCCCGGGGAGGAGTCGCCGTGGGTGCTGACTCCGAGCGGGGTGCTGCAGCCCCGACCACCGGACTCGGTCCCGAAAGCTCCTCGGCTGTCCAACGGCCACCGGCTCGCGTCGCGTCCCTATGGCAACGGGTTCCTCGCTACTGCGAAGACCCCGTGCGG of the Sarcophilus harrisii chromosome 1, mSarHar1.11, whole genome shotgun sequence genome contains:
- the SPCS1 gene encoding signal peptidase complex subunit 1, producing MGRGGPSGPVCAVRTSASGIQLSAHPSRATRPQPPNLLPPPPPSPGLSNSVDPSRSHSRSPKRNPSASLQRRLAPKAVMLDGLSSLPTQMDYKGQKLAEQMFQGIILFSAVIGFIYGYVAEQFGWTVYIVMAGFAFSCLLTLPPWPIYRRHPLKWLPVQDSEDKKPAEKKIKRHPKNN